From Ochotona princeps isolate mOchPri1 chromosome X, mOchPri1.hap1, whole genome shotgun sequence, one genomic window encodes:
- the LOC101526120 gene encoding melanoma-associated antigen D2, whose product MSDTSESGAGLARSQAEASDKDGDSMMQSLLAVTKKLEVSDTPKTSKAAKGSQAGKASKAPGVSKATEASKAPKAQEAAAPRAVSTTQLTDTQVVAAENKSPAADTKTQNADRKATATVPATETKKGSCVADKKVNAKGKASESEPPAPQAPAHEPAEPDGAAAQSQENQDTRPKVKAKKARKVKHLDGEDDGNSDQGQASGATGGRRVSKALMASMARRASRGPIAFWARRASRTRLAAWARRALLSLRSPKARRGKARRRAAKLQSSQEPEAPPPRDVALLQGRANDLVKYLLAKDQTKIPIKRSDMLKDIIKEYTDVYPEIIERAGYSLEKVFGIQLKEIDKNDHLYILLSTLEPTDAGILGTTKDSPKLGLLMVLLSIIFMNGNRSSEAVIWEVLRKLGLRPGIHHSLFGDVKKLITDEFVKQKYLDYARVPNSNPPEYEFFWGLRSYYETSKMKVLKFACKVQKKDPKEWAAQYREAMEADLKAAAEAAAEAKARAEIRARMGIGLGSENAAGPCNWDEADIGPWAKARIQAGAEAKAKAQESGGASASASASGSTSTSTSASTSTGATGSASSGFTAGAGLTATLTFGLFAGLGGAGASTSGSSGACGFSYK is encoded by the exons ATGTCTGACACAAGCGAGAGTGGTGCGGGTTTAGCTCGCTCCCAG GCTGAAGCTTCAGACAAGGATGGTGACTCAATGATGCAGAGCCTGCTGGCAGTGACCAAGAAATTGGAGGTCTCCGACACCCCAAAGACCTCCAAGGCAGCGAAGGGCTCACAGGCTGGGAAGGCGTCCAAAGCCCCAGGGGTGTCAAAGGCCACTGAGGCTTCAAAGGCCCCGAAGGCTCAGGAGGCAGCTGCTCCCCGAGCTGTTTCCACCACTCAGCTGACTGACACGCAGGTTGTGGCAGCTGAAAACAAGAGTCCGGCAGCTGACACTAAGACACAGAATGCTGACCGAAAGGCTACTGCGACAGTGCCTGCCACTGAGACCAAAAAGGGCAGCTGTGTGGCTGATAAGAAGGTCAATGCAAAGGGAAAGGCCTCAGAATCTGAGCCTCCTGCCCCTCAGGCTCCCGCACATGAACCTGCTGAGCCCGACGGTGCAGCTGCGCAGTCTCAGGAGAATCAGGACACTCGGCCCAAGGTGAAGGCCAAGAAAGCCCGAAAG GTGAAGCATCTGGACGGAGAAGATGATGGCAACAGTGACCAGGGTCAGGCTTCTGGAGCCACAGGTGGCCGCAGAGTCTCGAAGGCTCTCATGGCCTCGATGGCCCGCAGGGCTTCAAGGGGGCCAATAGCTTTCTGGGCCCGTAGAGCATCAAGGACTCGGCTGGCTGCTTGGGCCCGAAGAGCCTTGCTGTCGCTGAGATCACCCAAAGCCCGCAGGGGCAAGGCTCGCCGCAGAGCTGCCAAGCTGCAGTCATCCCAGGAGCCCGAAGCGCCTCCACCTCGGGATGTGGCCCTTTTGCAAGGGAGA GCAAATGATCTGGTGAAGTACCTGCTGGCTAAAGACCAGACAAAGATCCCCATCAAGCGCTCAG ACATGCTGAAGGACATCATCAAAGAATACACTGATGTGTACCCAGAAATCATCGAACGAGCAGGCTATTCCTTGGAGAAG GTATTTGGGATTCAGCTGAAGGAAATTGATAAGAATGACCACCTGTACATTCTTCTCAGCACCTTAGAGCCCACCGATGCAGGCATTCTGGGAAC GACCAAGGACTCGCCCAAGCTGGGTCTTCTTATGGTGCTTCTCAGCATCATCTTCATGAATGGAAATCGGTCCAGTGAGG CTGTCATCTGGGAGGTGCTGCGCAAGTTGGGGCTGCGCCCTGG GATACATCACTCACTCTTTGGGGATGTGAAAAAGCTCATTACTGATGAGTTTGTGAAGCAGAA GTACCTGGACTATGCCAGAGTCCCCAACAGCAATCCCCCTGAGTATGAGTTTTTTTGGGGCCTGCGCTCCTACTATGAGACCAGCAAGATGAAAGTCCTCAAGTTTGCCTGCAAG GTACAGAAGAAGGATCCCAAGGAATGGGCAGCTCAGTACCGAGAGGCAATGGAAGCAGATTTGAAGGCCgcagctgaggctgcagctgAAGCCAAGGCGCGGGCTGAGATCAGAGCTCGAATGGGCATCGGGCTTGGCTCTGAGAATGCAGCTGGGCCCTGCAACTGGGATGAAGCTGATATTGGCCCCTGGGCCAAAGCCCGGATCCAGGCAGGAGCTGAAGCTAAAGCCAAAGCCCAAGAGAGTGGTGGTGCCAGTGCCAGTGCGAGTGCCAGTGGAAGTACCAGTACCAGTACCAGCGCCAGTACCAGCACTGGTGCAACTGGCAGTGCCAGCAGTGGCTTCACTGCTGGTGCCGGCCTGACTGCCACTCTCACGTTTGGGCTTTTTGCTGGCCTTGGTGGTGCTGGTGCCAGCACCAGTGGCAGCTCTGGTGCCTGTGGTTTCTCCTACAAGTGA